One part of the Carassius gibelio isolate Cgi1373 ecotype wild population from Czech Republic chromosome B6, carGib1.2-hapl.c, whole genome shotgun sequence genome encodes these proteins:
- the si:zfos-169g10.2 gene encoding somatostatin receptor type 5, with protein sequence MEVHRHLSPPSTEEAPAWTNASSSVIPNQTFPPPFLLLTENWTNSRTPDYAPGVAGILIPLIYITVCIVGLIGNTLVIHIVLRYSQAESVTNIYILNLAIADELFMLGLPFLAVQNGLLSWPFGSLMCRLVMTVDAINQFTSIFCLTVMSIDRYLAVVHPLQSSRWRQPRVAKTVNATVWGVSFVVVLPVVVFAGVLKDDGNCSIVWPEPAEVWKAAFIVYTATVGFFGPLTVICLCYLLIVVKVRSSGRRVRATSIRRRKSERKITRMVVIVVAVFVFCWLPFYVLNIVNLLVLLPGEFRGLYYFVVVLSYANSCANPILYGFLSDNFKRGFRKALCRSSRRVENQDHLQGTGMVALPLEEIRREHLKVSEAEEHEADREMTKLQNGCHEDDAAGEMDGSISPTSDPTAVRNGARRTHKHLPENSDDKRSVLEISCL encoded by the coding sequence ATGGAGGTACATCGACATCTTTCACCTCCCTCCACAGAAGAAGCTCCAGCCTGGACTAATGCCTCCTCCTCCGTGATTCCCAACCAAACCTTCCCTCCTCCGtttctccttctgacagagaacTGGACCAACAGCCGAACTCCAGATTATGCACCAGGAGTCGCCGGGATCCTCATCCCTCTCATCTACATCACCGTCTGCATCGTGGGTCTGATCGGAAACACTCTGGTCATCCACATCGTGCTGCGATATTCCCAGGCGGAATCGGTGACCAATATCTACATCCTGAATCTGGCCATCGCAGACGAGCTCTTCATGCTGGGCCTGCCGTTCCTCGCTGTTCAGAACGGCCTGCTCTCATGGCCCTTCGGATCGCTGATGTGTCGCCTGGTCATGACCGTAGACGCCATTAACCAGTTCACCAGCATCTTCTGTCTGACGGTGATGAGCATCGACCGCTATCTGGCTGTGGTGCATCCGCTCCAGTCCTCTAGGTGGCGCCAGCCGCGTGTGGCCAAAACGGTGAATGCTACTGTATGGGGGGTCTCTTTTGTAGTGGTTTTACCTGTGGTTGTGTTTGCTGGAGTTCTGAAGGACGATGGGAACTGCAGCATTGTGTGGCCCGAGCCGGCAGAGGTTTGGAAAGCGGCGTTCATCGTATATACCGCAACTGTTGGGTTCTTCGGTCCTCTAACGGTCATCTGTCTCTGCTACCTGCTGATCGTGGTGAAGGTGCGCAGCTCTGGACGAAGAGTCCGTGCCACGTCGATCCGCCGCCGGAAGTCTGAGCGCAAGATCACACGAATGGTGGTGATCGTCGTGGCCGTGTTCGTCTTCTGCTGGCTGCCGTTCTACGTCTTAAACATTGTGAATCTGCTGGTTCTCCTGCCGGGAGAGTTCAGAGGGCTCTATTACTTCGTCGTGGTTCTTTCATACGCAAATAGTTGCGCCAATCCCATTCTGTATGGGTTTCTCTCTGATAACTTTAAAAGAGGTTTCCGGAAAGCTTTGTGTAGATCCTCCAGGCGTGTGGAAAACCAGGATCACCTGCAGGGAACGGGAATGGTTGCGTTACCGCTAGAGGAGATACGAAGAGAGCATCTGAAGGTGAGCGAAGCAGAGGAACACGAAGCAGATCGAGAGATGACGAAACTCCAGAACGGGTGTCATGAGGACGACGCTGCGGGAGAAATGGATGGCTCCATCAGCCCGACCTCTGACCCCACAGCTGTCCGTAATGGAGCGCGCCGGACACACAAACACCTGCCGgagaacagtgatgacaaacgCTCGGTCCTGGAGATCAGCTGTttgtaa
- the LOC127959430 gene encoding protein CutA homolog: MSSALLKLCCLCVLLAGLMLPVLRRLGLRAFSMASDSYSSGTHSAAFVTCPNDMVAKDLARGIVEKKLAACVNIIPQITSVYEWQGKIEEDSEVLLMIKTRSSKIAALAEYVRSNHPYEVAEVISLPIDQGNPPYLKWIGDTVPE; this comes from the exons ATGAGCTCGGCTCTGCTGAAGCTGTGCTGTCTG tgtgttctGCTGGCTGGTTTGATGCTGCCGGTGCTGCGGCGGCTGGGATTGAGAGCGTTCTCGATGGCGTCAGACTCGTATTCGTCCGGCACACACTCCGCTGCCTTCGTCACCTGCCCCAACGACATGGTGGCCAAAGATCTGGCCAG AGGAATTGTGGAGAAGAAGCTGGCGGCATGTGTGAACATCATCCCACAAATCACTTCTGT gtaCGAGTGGCAGGGGAAGATCGAGGAGGACAGTGAAGTTCTGCTG ATGATTAAGACGAGAAGTTCAAAGATTGCTGCTCTTGCTGAATATGTCCG GTCGAATCATCCGTATGAAGTGGCCGAGGTCATCAGTTTACCCATCGATCAGGGAAACCCTCCGTATCTCAAGTGGATCGGAGACACTGTTCCCGAGTGA